One window of Saprospiraceae bacterium genomic DNA carries:
- a CDS encoding Gfo/Idh/MocA family oxidoreductase, whose protein sequence is MARLKIGLAGTGHLGKIHLKCILENPDLELIGFYDLSAETRQKIAEEFGIKAFESYDELISNCGAIDIVSSTSSHFELAQYAIKQDKHCFIEKPVTSSLEEATFLKSLLKEHPVKIQIGHVERFNPSFAAIRPFIKEPKFIEAHRLSSFNPRGRDVSVVHDIMIHDLDLICLMAKSEVKDIRANGVSLVSPLPDICNARIEFENGLVCNVTASRISMKQMRKIRIFQEDAYISCDLLEKEAQVIRLLDEYQDNTLEIETHKGNKYISLVNPEIKTVNAIAEELKSFYKSIVTDDMPEVNLDEGIQALALVQAITKQIETNQ, encoded by the coding sequence ATGGCCAGATTAAAAATTGGATTAGCCGGAACAGGGCATTTGGGAAAAATTCACCTGAAATGCATTCTTGAAAATCCGGATCTCGAACTCATAGGCTTTTATGATCTTTCAGCCGAAACACGTCAGAAAATTGCTGAAGAATTTGGGATAAAAGCCTTTGAAAGTTATGACGAACTCATTTCCAATTGCGGAGCCATTGATATTGTTAGTTCGACCAGTTCGCATTTTGAATTAGCGCAATATGCTATTAAACAAGACAAACATTGTTTTATAGAAAAACCAGTAACAAGCAGTCTGGAAGAAGCCACATTTTTAAAAAGTTTACTAAAAGAGCATCCGGTTAAAATACAAATTGGGCATGTCGAACGTTTTAATCCTAGTTTTGCAGCGATCAGGCCTTTTATAAAAGAGCCCAAATTTATCGAAGCACATCGATTATCTAGTTTTAATCCAAGAGGACGGGATGTTTCAGTTGTTCATGATATTATGATTCATGACCTGGATTTGATTTGCCTCATGGCTAAAAGCGAAGTAAAGGATATCAGAGCCAATGGGGTTTCCTTGGTGAGTCCTTTGCCGGATATTTGTAATGCCAGAATTGAATTTGAAAATGGCTTGGTTTGCAATGTTACTGCAAGCAGGATATCTATGAAGCAAATGCGAAAAATTCGAATATTTCAGGAAGATGCCTATATAAGTTGTGATTTATTGGAGAAAGAAGCCCAGGTCATTCGTTTACTCGATGAATATCAAGACAATACATTAGAAATTGAAACACACAAAGGAAATAAATACATTTCCTTAGTCAACCCAGAAATAAAAACGGTGAATGCAATTGCAGAGGAATTAAAATCTTTTTACAAAAGCATCGTTACAGATGATATGCCTGAAGTCAATCTGGATGAAGGAATCCAGGCTTTGGCTTTGGTGCAGGCTATTACGAAGCAAATCGAAACGAACCAATGA